Proteins co-encoded in one Kribbella solani genomic window:
- a CDS encoding 4'-phosphopantetheinyl transferase superfamily protein, with translation MTHSGELVGVAFSDHVVGLDVEKVDPGVDVDAIARLAFPDAEQKNLRKYEGLEKARVFTTYWTRKEAVVKATGEGLRGDPRAEVPDGIQVRELDVGADHRAALAVVADEPPVVRTLNFGADGQV, from the coding sequence GTGACTCACTCCGGTGAGCTGGTCGGAGTGGCCTTCTCGGATCACGTGGTCGGGCTGGACGTCGAGAAGGTCGACCCGGGAGTGGACGTCGACGCGATCGCACGGCTCGCGTTCCCGGACGCTGAGCAGAAGAACCTCCGCAAGTACGAAGGGCTGGAGAAGGCGCGGGTCTTCACGACGTACTGGACCCGGAAAGAGGCGGTGGTGAAGGCGACCGGCGAGGGGTTGCGCGGCGATCCGCGGGCTGAGGTTCCGGACGGGATTCAGGTACGGGAACTCGACGTCGGCGCGGACCACCGGGCGGCCCTGGCCGTCGTCGCCGACGAGCCGCCGGTGGTGCGAACGTTGAACTTCGGAGCCGACGGTCAGGTCTGA
- a CDS encoding PadR family transcriptional regulator, translated as MTFRRSPLALAILGLLENGPLHPYGLQRLLKQWGKDQVVNVGQRTTLYRMIVRLEEGGLITAGATERDERYPERTVYHLTDDGRATCRQWLGEIMTTPRNEYPEFPAALSFVMLVPPETAGELLTERREKLTKRISELQLELRTEVEGKSIPRFALLETEYQVAVTVAEAKWIDSVLHDLNRGKLTWTPGPV; from the coding sequence GTGACCTTTCGACGCTCACCGCTCGCGCTCGCGATCCTCGGCCTGCTGGAGAACGGTCCGCTGCATCCGTACGGGCTGCAGCGGCTGCTCAAGCAGTGGGGCAAGGATCAGGTCGTCAACGTCGGGCAGCGGACCACCCTGTACCGGATGATCGTGCGGTTGGAGGAAGGCGGCCTGATCACCGCGGGCGCGACCGAGCGGGACGAGCGGTATCCCGAGCGGACCGTGTACCACCTGACCGACGACGGGCGCGCGACCTGCCGGCAGTGGCTGGGCGAGATCATGACGACGCCGCGGAACGAGTATCCGGAGTTTCCGGCGGCGCTGTCGTTCGTGATGCTGGTGCCGCCGGAGACCGCCGGCGAGCTGCTCACCGAGCGCCGGGAGAAGCTGACCAAGCGCATCTCAGAGCTGCAGTTGGAGCTCCGGACCGAAGTGGAGGGAAAGTCGATCCCCCGGTTCGCGCTCCTGGAGACCGAGTATCAGGTCGCGGTGACGGTGGCGGAGGCGAAGTGGATCGACAGCGTCCTCCACGACCTCAACCGGGGCAAACTCACCTGGACCCCCGGACCGGTATGA
- a CDS encoding alpha/beta fold hydrolase, whose protein sequence is MRTAELTQGTVTSRDGTEIGYYRTGANDQAPAVVVLHGSMESARSHLLLAEALADEFTVYLPDRRGRGLSGPHRPGHGVRTEVEDLQAVLSATGAELVFGVSAGGAVVLETTRTTAGTADTSAGTLPALRRVAVYEPALVADAAPHRAWLARFDEEIARGDVAGAMVTSMFGFEMAPAFLKVMPRGLLRLMTEKMMAKDERQAAAGAVTMRGLAPTIHAEGTIVAELAGTFDAFRAVQAEVLLMGGSKGLRGLTPGRDALEKVLPHCTRIEFDGYDHGSSSDPGGLNPTGKPEAVRRIATELKSFFNR, encoded by the coding sequence ATGAGGACAGCAGAACTGACCCAGGGCACCGTCACCTCACGCGACGGCACCGAGATCGGGTACTACAGGACCGGGGCGAACGACCAGGCTCCGGCCGTCGTCGTCCTGCACGGAAGCATGGAGTCCGCCCGCAGCCACCTCCTACTGGCGGAGGCGCTGGCGGACGAGTTCACCGTGTACCTCCCGGACCGCCGCGGCCGCGGACTCTCCGGACCTCACCGCCCCGGCCACGGCGTCCGAACCGAAGTCGAAGACCTACAAGCCGTCCTGTCCGCAACCGGCGCCGAACTGGTCTTCGGCGTCAGCGCCGGCGGAGCAGTAGTCCTGGAAACCACCCGCACCACCGCCGGCACCGCCGACACCAGCGCCGGTACCCTGCCGGCGTTGCGGAGGGTTGCGGTTTATGAGCCGGCGCTGGTCGCGGATGCGGCGCCGCATCGGGCCTGGTTGGCCAGGTTCGACGAGGAGATCGCTCGCGGGGATGTCGCCGGTGCGATGGTGACGAGCATGTTCGGGTTCGAGATGGCGCCGGCTTTCCTCAAGGTGATGCCGCGAGGTCTGCTCCGGTTGATGACCGAGAAGATGATGGCGAAGGATGAGCGTCAGGCCGCCGCCGGTGCGGTGACCATGCGCGGCCTGGCGCCGACGATCCACGCGGAAGGCACGATCGTCGCGGAACTGGCCGGCACCTTCGATGCTTTTCGTGCGGTTCAGGCCGAGGTTCTGCTGATGGGTGGCAGCAAGGGTCTCCGTGGCCTCACGCCTGGCCGGGACGCGCTGGAGAAGGTGCTCCCGCACTGCACCCGGATCGAGTTCGACGGCTACGACCACGGCTCGTCCTCGGACCCCGGCGGCCTCAACCCCACCGGCAAACCCGAAGCAGTACGCCGAATCGCCACCGAACTGAAGTCCTTCTTCAACCGCTGA